The Biomphalaria glabrata chromosome 17, xgBioGlab47.1, whole genome shotgun sequence genome segment ttattcattttctCAACAATCTTCTATACGCCTATATTATTAGGtcagtatttatttaatttaatggtgTTTTAGAGGGCCTGGGTTTAATTActatatcattatatgttagaaTGAAATCGTATGGCAAATATATTGCTGCGCTATTAGAAGTTTAATATGATGTCACAATACCCAATGTTTGCCGGGTATTTTTAAGTGAAAAAAGAACAGAATTCCTaattatgaaatgaaataaatgataaatattaataacaataaaataataaaaaggttaAGATTAAGCATACAGTATTAACAAACAATATAACTTCATTTCATCAATATATTCACAAAAGTAGACTTCACATAATGTATGAATCTTATTAACTGATTCCGCTTGTCTTTCCATGTAGCCTATTATACCTTCTCTTCAATTAGCTTCTCCAATAGACATTGGATGGAACCATATTTCAGAAGCGGCCAcgaatatttgtttgatttgtatgATGGGCTGACGCTGACAAAAGTACAGATACGGGGCCTGCGGCGTTTACCTGCCCCTCTCGCCATCCCCTATAGCCGCCTCTGCAAAATCTTCTATTGAATAAATTCCTGCTTATTTTCACTCCCTCGGCTATATttagttctatttaaaaatcaCTATTGTTTCTCGAAAAGTAAACTTGTTGGTAATTGTTTATACAATTGACACTTATTATTTGTCTGTTTTGTCTATAGggtctgttttaatttttaatttgtagTACTGTAACATAATAAGGTCTGTGTTCATTTATAGCGCTATTGGAATGTAATTTTCATACCGTCAATTACGTATTTTTTCCTATTCTCAGTACGCTGTTGTGTTtaggtatattttttttctattctcaGTACGCTGTGGTGTTTAGGTATATTTTTGTCTATTCTCAGTACGCTGTTGTGTTTAGGTATATATTTTTGTCTATTCTCAGTACGCTGTtgtgtttatgtatatatttttgtctATTCTCAGTACGCTGTtgtgtttatgtatatatttttgtctattcttaGTACGCTGTtgtgtttatgtatatatttttgtctATTCTCAGTATGCTGTGGTGTTGATTTTATTACTGGTTCTGGAGGTAGCAGTCATTATCCTCGGAATTGTCTTTAAGTCAGAGGTAAGTCCAGAGATGTTATGAATATAAGTCAACTAAATACAGATATGAATGAATACATCTTGCATCACGTGATTGGCAGACGTCTGCTTTCAAGTCTGCTTAACGCCATGTTGTTTAAATCGTTATCTCTACTAGAGCCGTACAGGAGCAAATTGTTTACTTTTCCTGCTCTTTGTTACATTCACTGCTTTTGATATTAAAATCTATTAATGATAAACAAATTTCTATCTCTTTCAGTGGGAAGCTAAATCTAGTATGCTAGTGTTAGGTAAACTGAAAACCCAATACGGCTACAATGACTCTGATTCAAGAGCTCCTTTCACTCGCACCTATGATGCCCTgcaaaaaaaggtaaaatctCAAGGACCAAAGTTAGTTTAATCGAACTGAAACTCATTAGTCAAACTAGTCCCTTAActcagagacacagagacacaatGCTACAACTAATAGCAATAGTAATGCGTCAATGgtaattataatttatgtagactgagagagagaaagaaagaaagaaagagagaaagaaagagatagagagaaggagaaagaaagagatagatagagaaagagatagagagaaggagaaagaaagagatagatagagaaagagctagagagaagaagaaagaaagaggtagagagaaggagaaagaaagagatagagagaaggagaaagaaagagatatagaaagaaagagatagagagggagagaaagaaagtgatagagaaaaaaggaaagagagagaaagagagaaagaaagagagaaaaagagagaaagggagaaaagtgagaaagagagagagaatgagagagataaatagagagagagaaaaaaagagagaaagagaaacaggcACATTGAAATAGAATCGAGAAATAAAGAATTTGTGTGCGAGAGAATAAAAGGGGAAAAAGAGATAGTTTAAAAGGAGAAAGAGACGGGAAAAGAGAGAGCAAGAAAGAAAGATTAAGAGATATGgtaagaggaagagagagagtgagagagagagagagagaaacagaatgaaagaacgtgagagagagagagaaagagattaggTATCTAAAAGAACACCTCTATCTAAGTATAAGTGTGTGTTTGAGTCAGTTGATAGGGATATAACTGTACGAGCTACATTGATATGTTTCAATGAATTAATAGTTTCTAATTTGCCCATTTTCCACAGCTACACTGCTGCGGCTGGGAGGGTGGGCCCGACTTCGCCAACGCTACCATCACCAACTGGAACAACGCAACCTTACGGAATGGTCTGAAGAGAACAGTTCCTGACTCGTGCTGCATTGCGGCACCCAATGTGACTCAGCTGACGGAGTGTACCACCAGCCCTTACAATAACACATTCTACTACTCCCAAGTAAGTCACGGTTAACAGCGCCCCAAGTAGGTCACAGCTAACAGCGCCCCAAATAGGTCACAACTAACAGCGCCCCAAGTAAGTCACGGCTAACAGCGCCCCAAGTAGGTCACGGCTAACAGCGCCCCAAGTAGGTCACAGCTAACAGCGCCCCAAGTAGGTCACAGCCAACAGCGCCCCAAGTAGGTCACAGCTAACAGCGCCCCAAGTAGGTCACAGCTAACAGCGCCCCAAGTAGGTCACAGCCAACAGCACCCCAAGTAGGTCACAGCTAACAGCGCCCCAAATAGGTCACAGCTAACAGCGCCCCAACTTTCTCTAATCAATTAATAAGGATGATCATATAATTCGTCCGCCACTAAAATAATCGGGATAATATGTCTCTAGTAAATTAATAGGCTCATGCCTtccctatgaaaaaaaaaaaagcatggaaGTAGTTGTAGTTCCCTATAAGTGATTTCAATCTATGagaaaaactattttgaaaCAGCCAGGTTTTGTGTGTATCTGGTGAACACAATAAAAAAGATGCCTTCTCTTCTTAGCTTTTGGaaatcaaatttattttctaatctcttccgtttttagttcaattttttttttaattcccctGGCAACATTGGAGTTTAATTCCAGTTTATCGTAAACAATTCTACACAAAATGAATACCATGCATGTTATTCCCAACCAAATTTAATAGCATTCACATAACTCCGCATAAAAATGACTAGCATGAAGGTAACTCCGCATTACATCTATAGTTTGCATTaaatttcaaacaataaatcaGTAGGATGTATGTTCTCCCCCCCGAGTAACTGAATAGGTTCCTGAGAAGTTCAACGAGAAACCTCTATCTAGTTAGTTCTGCGTATTTCGTAATTATTcacattcttttatttattcataaatcaTTTCCTCTTTTTAtcacaaacacttttttttaagtagtgcGTACTATATGTATGTAGGGCAGGCCCGCAGGCTGCCGCAAACGCATTTATTAATGCCGGCACATGCGATTAAAAATAATCTCATTAGTATAAAAGCAAATGCAGCTATTAATGCCAGCACATACAATTAAAAATCTCAAAGCGATGATTTTTTAACAAGTAACAATTAGCTTTTAAAAGTTCATTGCGTCGTTGAACATCGTTATAGCCCGCTAGCATTAGTCTTATTCTGGAATTTAGCTTGACGTAGCCGTCCTACCTTTCCTCAAATTCCTTATACAAATGAAACATTTGATTGACTTTGTTGACAGGGCTGTCGGAAAGTGATTGAAAGCAAGCTACGCACCTATCAATGGGTGGTCATCGGAGTGACCATCGCTGTGCTGACCTTTCAGTTTCTTATCATCGTGTTGACCCTCAGCCTGGTGGTCCACAACGTCAAcaacaagtatgacatgagctgAGCCTCTCCTGGACACGCTGGACACCATTAACAACATCAAAATGACCATCCTTTCTACGAGTATTCTCGATGGGGTATAAATtggtttcttcattgaattccATCGATTCTAAATGTCAAAACATAAGGGCCGGATGTTACAagaaatcaaaacattaactccctttttctttaaagacaAAGTGAAAACAAGATTGAAAGTCGTCAAAGAAATAGTTACATTTATGTAGCGACTTTAAAATTTCTATTGCATTTGGgtttaaaaagttattaattgacttatttgtgtgtgtaaatcaACCAGAAATTCAACATTAGAAGTACATTTGATATTTTCGAGTCAGAACGGAAGTGGGTTATGTTGAGACACGATTTCAAAAGACTTACACATTTTGCATGTCGTAAATAGGACGCACGTGAATACAAGCACCATGAACTCCAGACTATATGAGACGTCAGT includes the following:
- the LOC106078982 gene encoding CD82 antigen-like codes for the protein MPFSIQKLDIVDVKASDIMGCSESTRACLKFTIVFFNIPIIVIGAVSLGIGVWVTVDDNSFFDLTASILDLQVLGQDILRQGALVMIVAGAAMIILAGIGVIGALAMSSCILTFYAVVLILLLVLEVAVIILGIVFKSEWEAKSSMLVLGKLKTQYGYNDSDSRAPFTRTYDALQKKLHCCGWEGGPDFANATITNWNNATLRNGLKRTVPDSCCIAAPNVTQLTECTTSPYNNTFYYSQGCRKVIESKLRTYQWVVIGVTIAVLTFQFLIIVLTLSLVVHNVNNKYDMS